A portion of the Candida dubliniensis CD36 chromosome R, complete sequence genome contains these proteins:
- a CDS encoding conserved hypothetical mitochondrial protein — protein MSNILSVFNPPPSRPYPPSPDELESQCLPCTAIQSIVAIGGGLYLSSPNQFKDKTTGKIDLRKNPIWWQRSVRGAGIILFGLGAYRAGEVVQILYRKRFG, from the coding sequence ATGTCTAATATATTATCAGTATTTAACCCTCCACCTTCGCGTCCCTATCCACCATCACCAGACGAATTAGAATCGCAATGTTTGCCATGCACCGccattcaatcaattgttgcCATTGGTGGCGGATTATACCTAAGTTCACCCAATCAATTCAAAGATAAAACAACAGGAAAAATTGACTTGAGGAAAAACCCCATTTGGTGGCAACGATCAGTCCGAGGGGCGGgaataattttgtttggATTGGGTGCTTATCGTGCTGGAGAAGTCGTACAAATTTTATATAGAAAGAGATTTGGTTAA
- a CDS encoding glucose transporter of the major facilitator superfamily, putative, which translates to MSELTEPHLHHHVQIKESILVGKALLNFTTFFVTLGILVMGFEQSVYAPIITNKYFKEYYHNPTPTEIGFMIAILEIGALFSSIIAGKVGDLVGRKRATRYGAVFFYIGGFIQCISPNMFILCIGRLLGGFGIGFLTTVVPMFQSEISPAEARGFYACVEFTGNIIGYAIGIWLDYAFSYLESDYSWKAPLIIQFLLGVVLWLGTFIVVETPRWLLNHDHDLEGMIVIADLYADGDVEDDHAMSEYRNIKESVLIDRIEGGERSYEYLFKRYAKRLSVACFGLMFAQLNGINLISYYAPMIFEEAGWVGRQAVFMTGINGIIYVISTIPPWYLVDSWGRKPLLMSGALIMGIPFCIAGYSLSLNNEYTSTIVVTSIIISNFGFGFSWGGIGWLLPAEVLPLSVRSKGAALATATNWFSNFVVGLASPILLDQIKWKTYFIPAVSCFISFFAVWYLFPETKGLSLEEMGSVFDDKSSIFSHHASGSVGGSSSSSIFNYGATAESNRRTSITNDSTPAIAGSVSGAIDSIHQSAASMARNPTSNSNQQLDGIITGAAPPPMPTSIAATTTNNIKPVKSDTADALSLDSGFGGSQSDIVQEIEPPSLEEILKYKVQKQAEPNAFIATFHWLFSKKGHTNDEESRLLQQ; encoded by the coding sequence ATGTCGGAATTGACTGAACCCCATCTTCATCACCATGTACAAATCAAGGAGTCAATTCTTGTGGGAAAAGCATTACTAAACTTTACCACATTTTTTGTGACCCTTGGGATTTTAGTAATGGGGTTTGAACAATCTGTTTACGCCCCCATTATTACTAACAAGTATTTCAAAGAATATTATCATAATCCTACACCAACAGAAATTGGGTTTATGATTGCTATTTTAGAGATTGGAGCActattttcatcaattattgcCGGCAAAGTTGGTGATTTAGTTGGAAGAAAACGGGCCACTCGTTATGGAGCAGTATTTTTCTATATTGGGGGATTTATTCAATGTATTTCACCTAATATGTTTATTTTATGTATTGGTAGATTACTTGGTGGGTTTGGTATTGGATTCTTAACCACTGTTGTTCCAATGTTTCAATCGGAAATTAGTCCGGCAGAAGCTCGTGGATTTTATGCCTGTGTTGAATTTACTGGGAATATTATTGGTTATGCCATTGGTATTTGGTTAGATTATGCCTTTTCTTACCTTGAAAGTGATTATAGTTGGAAGGCACCTTTGATTATACAATTCTTATTAGGAGTTGTGTTATGGTTAGGTacttttattgttgttgaaactCCAAGATGGTTATTGAATCATGATCATGATTTAGAAGGAATGATCGTCATTGCCGATTTATACGCCGATGGTGACGTTGAAGATGATCACGCAATGAGTGAATATAGAAACATTAAGGAATCAGTATTGATTGATAGAATTGAAGGTGGTGAAAGATCATATGAATACTTGTTCAAGCGTTATGCTAAAAGATTATCGGTGGCTTGCTTTGGATTAATGTTTGCTCAATTAAATGGGATCAATCTTATTTCATATTATGCCCCTATGATTTTTGAAGAAGCTGGTTGGGTCGGTAGACAAGCAGTGTTTATGACAGGTATTAATGGTATCATTTATGTCATAAGTACTATTCCTCCATGGTATTTGGTTGATTCTTGGGGCAGAAAACCATTGTTGATGAGTGGAGCTTTAATCATGGGTATTCCATTTTGTATCGCTGGTTATTCCCTTTCTCTAAACAATGAATATACTTCCACCATCGTGGTTACAagcattattatttctaattttgGTTTCGGGTTTTCTTGGGGTGGTATTGGTTGGTTATTGCCCGCTGAAGTATTACCATTATCTGTTCGTTCAAAAGGTGCTGCCTTAGCAACAGCAACTAATTGGTTTTCTAATTTTGTTGTGGGGTTGGCATCGCCTATTTTATTAGATCAAATTAAATGGAAAACTTATTTCATCCCTGCTGTTTCATGTTTTATTTCGTTTTTCGCGGTTTGGTATTTATTCCCAGAAACAAAAGGTTTATCGTTGGAAGAAATGGGTTCAGtttttgatgataaatcatCCATATTCTCTCACCATGCTTCTGGAAGTGTTGGTggaagtagtagtagtagtatcTTCAATTATGGTGCAACTGCTGAATCCAATAGAAGAACATCAATAACCAATGATTCAACCCCTGCAATAGCAGGTTCAGTATCCGGAGCCattgattcaattcatcaatcaGCAGCATCAATGGCAAGAAACCCCACTAGCAACAGTAATCAACAATTGGATGGAATTATCACTGGGGCCGCACCACCTCCAATGCCTACCAGTATCGCTGCTACCACTACAAATAACATCAAACCAGTCAAATCAGATACAGCTGATGCTCTCTCATTGGATTCGGGATTTGGTGGTTCCCAATCAGATATTGTTCAAGAAATCGAACCACCTTCATTGGAAGAAATTCTTAAGTATAAAGTTCAAAAACAAGCTGAACCTAATGCATTTATTGCTACATTCCATTGGTTATTTTCGAAAAAGGGTCATAccaatgatgaagaaagtagattattacaacaatag
- a CDS encoding DNA replication licensing factor, putative (Similar to S. cerevisiae MCM2), whose protein sequence is MSTPPAGSSYRDNNRRRKRSPYDDDGEDDDNNIDRSSIHQPSSPPLGSSPNPHQQLPSSPAIPFDTALDDDDIEEIVHNDIQDLNPSDQDSEEEGDDLMENLEQDYRANPEQDHYDLGDGNIDDTGDYEEMDAATRRRIDQQLNRRDAILNNANRSRRGAFLDDNEDEDEDDEGEDSMGQFGLPIQRRRRREHHDEDQDDLMDDVEIDPFNEELSLESLSDVKAPSITEWILQPAVSRSIARELKSFFLEYTDANGDSVYGNKMRTLGEVNAESLEVSYKDLADSKAILALFLATSPEEMLKIFDIVAMEAVELHYPNYSQIHQEVHVRITDFPNILNLRDLRESNLNQLVKVSGVVTRRTGVFPQLKYVKFDCLKCGVVLGPYVQDSNTEVKISFCTNCQSKGPFKLNSEKTLYRNYQRITLQEAPGTVPAGRLPRHREVILLSDLVDVAKPGEDVEVTGIYKNNYDGNLNAKNGFPVFATILEANSIRRKESSAFMGGNNLVNMWTDEEVREFRKLSHEKGIIDKIIASMAPSIYGHKDIKTALACSLFGGVPKDVNGKLSIRGDINVLLLGDPGTAKSQILKYAEKTASRAVFATGQGASAVGLTASVRKDPITREWTLEGGALVLADKGTCLIDEFDKMNDQDRTSIHEAMEQQSISISKAGIVTTLHARCAVIAAANPNGGRYNSTLPLPENVDLTYPILSRFDIMCIVRDLVNPESDERLASFVIDSHMRSHPANEEDILNDSSSKSGQNAEEDENMDDGNGDQTTAARTRSERIEQLNKQKEQEISPIPQDLLIKYIQYARVKVQPKLHQMNMDKLARVYADLRKEAITTGSYPITVRHLESILRIAEAFAKMRLSEFVSQNDLNRAIKVSIDSFIGAQKVTVKQKLRSKFMKYTL, encoded by the coding sequence ATGTCAACTCCACCAGCTGGCTCATCATATCGTGATAATAAtcgaagaagaaaaagatcaCCTTACGACGACGACGGTGAGGATGATGACAACAACATCGATAGATCTTCAATCCATCAAccatcatcaccaccattagGATCTTCGCCTAATCCTCACCAACAATTACCTTCTTCTCCAGCTATACCATTTGACACAGCTTTagacgatgatgatatagaagaaattgttCACAATGACATACAAGATTTGAATCCATCGGACCAAGATTCCGAAGAAGAAGGGGACGATTTAATGGAAAATTTGGAACAAGATTATCGAGCCAATCCAGAACAAGATCATTATGATTTGGGTGATGGGAATATTGATGATACTGGTGATTATGAAGAAATGGATGCTGCcaccagaagaagaattgatcaacaattaaacCGTCGTGATGCCATTTTAAATAACGCTAATCGTTCTCGAAGAGGAGCATTTTTAGATGATAATGAGGATGaggatgaagatgatgaaggaGAAGATAGTATGGGTCAATTTGGATTACCTattcaaagaagaagaagaagagaacACCACGATGAAGATCAAGATGATTTAATGGATGATGTAGAAATAGATCCATTCAACGAAGAATTATCATTGGAAAGTTTGAGTGATGTCAAAGCTCCTAGTATCACTGAATGGATATTACAACCAGCTGTGAGTAGGTCTATTGCTAgagaattgaaatcattCTTTTTAGAATATACCGATGCTAATGGTGATTCCGTTTACGGTAACAAAATGAGAACCCTTGGTGAAGTCAATGCTGAATCCCTTGAAGTAAGTTATAAAGACTTGGCTGATTCAAAAGCTATATTGGCATTATTTTTAGCAACTAGTCCAGAAGAAATGCTCAAGATTTTTGATATAGTTGCTATGGAGGCGGTCGAATTACATTATCCAAATTATTCacaaattcatcaagaaGTTCACGTTAGAATCACAGATTTCCCTAATATTTTAAACTTGCGTGATTTGCGTGAAAGTAATCTTAATCAATTGGTTAAAGTTTCTGGGGTTGTTACTAGAAGAACTGGCGTTTTCCCACAATTGAAATAtgttaaatttgattgtttgaaaTGTGGAGTGGTTTTGGGTCCATACGTACAAGATTCTAATACCGAAgtgaaaatttcattttgtaCCAATTGCCAAAGTAAAGGTCctttcaaattgaattcagAAAAAACATTGTATAGAAATTACCAAAGAATCACTTTACAAGAAGCACCTGGTACAGTTCCAGCCGGTAGATTACCAAGACATCGTGAAGTTATTTTATTGTCTGATTTAGTTGATGTTGCTAAACCAGGCGAAGACGTTGAAGTTACTGGTATTTACAAGAATAATTACGACGGGAATTTAAATGCTAAGAATGGATTCCCTGTGTTTGCCACAATCTTGGAAGCCAATTCcattagaagaaaagaaagtagTGCGTTTATGGGTGGCAACAATTTGGTCAATATGTGGACTGATGAAGAAGTACGTGAGTTTAGAAAATTATCGCACGAAAAGGGCATTATTGATAAGATCATTGCCTCGATGGCTCCATCTATTTATGGGCATAAAGATATTAAAACCGCTCTTGCTTGTTCATTATTTGGTGGTGTTCCTAAAGATGTTAACGGGAAACTCTCCATTAGAGGCGACATtaatgtattattattagggGATCCAGGTACTGCTAAATCccaaatattgaaatatgCTGAAAAAACTGCCAGTCGTGCTGTTTTCGCAACGGGACAAGGTGCATCAGCTGTTGGTCTTACAGCATCAGTTAGAAAGGATCCAATTACTCGTGAATGGACATTGGAAGGTGGAGCTTTGGTGCTTGCAGATAAGGGAACTTGtcttattgatgaatttgataagATGAATGATCAAGATAGAACCTCTATTCATGAAGCTATGGAACAACAAAGTATATCTATTTCTAAAGCTGGTATTGTTACCACATTACATGCCAGATGTGCAGTTATTGCCGCAGCTAACCCTAATGGAGGTCGATACAACTCAACATTACCATTGCCAGAAAACGTTGATTTAACTTATCcaattttatcaagattTGACATCATGTGCATTGTACGAGATTTAGTCAACCCTGAATCCGATGAACGATTGGCTAGTTTTGTCATTGATTCCCATATGAGATCTCATCCTGCCAATGAGGAAGATATTTTGAAtgatagtagtagtaaaaGTGGTCAAAATGCCGAAGAAGACGAAAATATGGATGATGGAAATGGAGATCAAACAACTGCGGCAAGAACTCGATCAGAAagaattgaacaattgaataaacaaAAGGAACAAGAAATATCACCTATCCCAcaagatttattaattaaatatattcaatatgCTCGTGTTAAAGTTCAACCAAAATTACATCAAATGAATATGGATAAACTTGCTCGAGTGTACGCTGATTTAAGAAAAGAGGCAATCACAACTGGTTCTTACCCTATAACGGTTCGTCATTTAGAAAGTATTTTAAGAATTGCTGAAGCATTTGCTAAAATGAGATTATCAGAGTTTGTCAGTCAGAATGATTTGAATCGAGCCATTAAAGTGAGTATCGATAGTTTTATTGGTGCTCAAAAAGTGACggtaaaacaaaaacttaGAAGTAAATTTATGAAGTATACTTTGTAA
- a CDS encoding non-ltr retrotransposon zorro 3 orf1-related protein, putative (transposable element) yields MREELMHIQRILDFNIMDKVMCLMPFTLEQSEGKLSSEMAKVRTIVENLEFVIDGTVEHIKIDSAKRNRQLVVFKVPINCRSLAKSLFQQLFLHKEGVIVQQYAPSIEKAQLGRTSLTEENNHQLLTEYVCYFIVDLFSGQVPKRRIKTNNTKNEPSAYEQCTSRVLSNYKYCEYCRCMTHTKYHCPMIKPCTNCGVKGHKTTSCKKAQLTTKVVIGKPDNKQYFPALPPKMVNKTMKDASPRKGSITKTTFSTKGDNTEKVITPTAQNDSPTLQESPPVTITGRREVTTKPPTATTAPRKTMTTGVSEMDTSKHNISSNHEASSRKKVNLSEQPSSPAKDPGSNLSPQLQ; encoded by the coding sequence ATGAGAGAAGAATTAATGCATATCCAAAGAATTTTAGATTTTAATATAATGGACAAAGTGATGTGCTTAATGCCATTTACACTTGAACAACTGGAAGGTAAACTTTCATCAGAAATGGCGAAAGTAAGAACCATAGTGGAAAACCTCGAATTTGTTATCGATGGTACAGTGGAACATATCAAAATTGATAGTGCCAAACGAAACAGACAATTGGTGGTCTTTAAAGTGCCAATTAACTGTCGTAGTTTAGCAAAAAGCTTATTccaacaattatttttacaTAAAGAAGGTGTTATAGTACAACAATACGCGCCTAGTATTGAGAAGGCTCAGCTTGGGAGAACCAGCCTAActgaagaaaataatcatcaaCTTTTAACGGAGTATGTTTGTTATTTCATAGTTGACCTCTTTTCGGGACAAGTaccaaaaagaagaatcaaaaccaataataCAAAGAATGAGCCATCCGCATATGAACAATGTACATCAAGAGTTTTATCTAATTACAAATACTGTGAATACTGCAGATGTATGACACATACTAAGTATCATTGTCCTATGATAAAACCATGCACCAATTGTGGTGTAAAAGGGCATAAAACAACGAGCTGTAAAAAAGCTCAGTTGACCACAAAGGTGGTCATAGGAAAACCTGATaacaaacaatattttCCGGCTTTACCGCCTAAAATGGTTAACAAAACTATGAAAGATGCTTCTCCGAGAAAGGGAAGTATAACAAAAACTACTTTTTCTACAAAAGGAGATAATACAGAAAAGGTGATTACTCCAACTGCTCAAAATGACAGTCCTACATTACAAGAATCACCACCTGTGACAATTACGGGTCGCAGGGAGGTTACAACAAAACCTCCTACTGCTACTACGGCACCAAGGAAAACCATGACTACCGGTGTCCTGGAAATGGATACCAGTAAACATAACATTTCCTCGAACCACGAAGCGTCATCGAGGAAAAAAGTAAATTTGCTGGAACAGCCCAGCAGTCCTGCGAAGGACCCAGGGCTGAACCTCTCCCCACAACTTCAGTAG
- a CDS encoding polyprotein of l1-like non-ltr retrotransposon zorro 3, putative (Similar to C. albicans POL92;~transposable element), whose product MRRNESYINSLTIGSKSIGSHQSADFKKLLDIFLKLIGEHSMIDIWFIQEVRFVSQEQFNYINKILKQHNAQLRMHHFEDLTGFLIHSPHAKLKFKINDNDNHQTTHFEGCISILDIKLITNEDITLINNYLHSGDMDAQMTLLNAFTKYIANLKKHNNHNIIYGSDFNHIMSLDDVQLPSNQNSYTFTKKESEIIQLMSRFHNKWKLQDAFQIFNNMRPTNFHSNKSVKKRLDRIYIDSRIRRKLKKYRLLTEFKQISTYKIIATSFQIQKESVLNVGNSRYRIPQWMSQDENIIKDPNNNEKGNLTPFSNWNGIINQIQEKVIFYEIYSKYIRPYTSNTEKVPDEQMLKFRFRPSINFSVITEMQTESGNIVQDTETMINLATKFYQDLFSSDDRQLESFNFVDQFDKKIDETVKVLLEKAFTEDNVYDHLLMINKKTAVGTDGISYQNLIELWPSLGESLIRAGNHILKYGTLPQQMSEVIITLIPKKSKTPIIENFRPISVLSCAVRLLSSVIEKQLNPVLAKVIEKTQTGFLKERSISNSIYLLDMVLTRYQTSKTADAESAGFINLDFRKAFDSVHHDFILKVLQQVGFGPKATNFLMAITAKQKAKVSINNIDGPCFPLKRGVRQGNPISPLIFILILETFLARLSKEIEGIGVVNEVSSVAYTAYADDVIIFFKNKNDQERIQQLLEDFGRESGLYLNNNKTEVCYFNDIPEISFLPYVSKKLQLEKLTYLGVPMKKADEEFDPWTSFVLNLNAQIRMTPISDLSYQLIMKLMNIFIFSKLYYRDLHSPISTTAVSSIITTVQQRLPLYFKLQRLQTPNHLGGFGLMNPNHQVKGRRGKQIYLLYTQEDDLIIKFMRTKIQDILDNITKDYHTMSTEPDKLMVYPWYYFGMGVSCHPSLQFRYLKERVYENLTKSEISWFEAWFQLVHYTGPPVETPIRIMSIEDYANLIIQPKTEIINLMSPNFEKQPLSEQTFHHTSRKLCPQAPIIPEGWGKHFDTIKSLTISDWTEFWKNMNKVQKQSVGSLQDYHLFILGYYSHYPFYPNYKKSEIHFCQLCNTGTDSIVHHIFECGETMELWSKHFNSQRTPQFIIGNKHLHKKDLHALNEYIKEVVQKVKRRRGSPILNHGEKENVDAGTNVLVQT is encoded by the coding sequence ATGAGGAGAAATGAATCCTATATTAATAGTCTCACAATAGGTTCCAAAAGTATTGGCAGCCATCAATCCGCTGATTTTAAGAAATTACTTGATATATTCCTTAAACTAATAGGTGAACATCTGATGATTGATATTTGGTTTATCCAAGAAGTCAGATTTGTATCTCAGgaacaatttaattatatcaacaaaatattaaaacaaCACAATGCACAACTTAGAATGCATCATTTTGAAGATCTAACGGGTTTTCTTATCCATTCGCCACATGCTAAActaaaatttaaaataaatgaCAATGACAATCATCAAACAACACATTTTGAAGGTTGTATTAGCATCTTGGATATTAAGTTAATTACAAATGAAGACATAACTTTGATTAATAACTATTTGCACAGTGGAGATATGGATGCACAGATGACTCTCCTAAACGCATTTACTAAATATATTgcaaatttaaaaaaacataacaatcacaatataatttatgGTAGTGATTTCAACCACATTATGCTGCTAGATGATGTTCAACTACCACTGAATCAAAATAGTTATACGTTCACCAAAAAAGAGCTGGAAATTATTCAGTTAATGTCACGTTTTCATAATAAATGGAAACTTCAAGATGCTttccaaatatttaataacaTGCGACcaacaaattttcattCTAACAAATCTGTCAAGAAACGGTTAGATAGAATATATATTGACTCCAGAATTCGAAGAAAACTTAAAAAATACAGACTCCTAACAGAGTTCAAACAGATTTCGACTTACAAAATAATAGCGACGTCTttccaaatccaaaaagAATCAGTCCTAAATGTTGGTAACTCACGTTACCGGATACCTCAATGGATGAGTCAAGATGAAAACATAATTAAGGatccaaataataatgaaaaaggtAATCTCACACCTTTTTCTAATTGGAATGGGATTATTAACCAGATACAGGAAAAGGTGATATTCTATGAAATATACCTGAAATATATTAGACCATACACTTCAAATACAGAAAAGGTTCCAGATGAACAGATGCTTAAATTTAGATTTAGACCATCGATTAACTTCTCTGTTATTACCGAAATGCAAACTGAGTCTGGTAATATAGTTCAAGACACCGAAACAATGATAAACTTGGCGACAAAATTCTATCAAGATCTATTCCTGTCAGACGATAGACAATTGGAATCCTTTAATTTTGTGGACCAGTTTGACAAAAAGATAGATGAAACTGTCAAAGTTTTGTTGGAAAAAGCTTTTACTGAAGACAATGTATACGATCATTTACTAATGATCAATAAGAAAACTGCAGTGGGAACTGATGGTATTTCTTACCAAAATCTCATTGAATTATGGCCCAGTTTAGGTGAAAGCCTCATTAGAGCAGGAAATCATATCTTGAAATATGGAACATTACCACAACAAATGAGTGAAGTGATTATTACATTAATACCCAAGAAACTGAAGACACCtataattgaaaactttCGACCTATCAGTGTACTCAGCTGTGCGGTACGATTGTTATCATCAGTAATAGAAAAACAACTAAACCCAGTCTTGGCAAAGGTCATTGAGAAAACTCAAACAGGCTTCCTTAAAGAAAGATCAATTAGTAATAGCATATACCTCCTCGATATGGTTCTTACAAGATATCAGACTTCTAAAACTGCAGATGCAGAATCAGCAGGGTTTATTAATCTTGACTTCAGAAAAGCTTTTGATTCAGTACATCATGATTTTATATTGAAAGTTTTACAACAAGTAGGATTCGGGCCTAAGGCGACGAATTTCTTGATGGCAATAACTGCAAAGCAAAAAGCAAAAGTCagtattaataatattgacGGTCCATGCTTCCCACTTAAACGTGGGGTTAGACAAGGCAATCCTATTTCACCTTTAATCTTTATTTTAATCTTAGAGACCTTTCTCGCTAGATTGAGTAAGGAAATTGAGGGAATAGGAGTGGTGAATGAAGTTTCGCTGGTTGCATACACTGCATATGCAGATGATGTGATCATCTTTTTTAAGAACAAGAATGATCAAGAAAGaattcaacaacttttAGAAGACTTTGGAAGGGAATCAGGCCTTTATcttaacaataataaaacagaGGTTTGTTATTTCAATGACATTCCGGAGATTTCCTTTTTACCATATGTTTCAAAGAAGCTACAACTAGAAAAATTAACATATCTAGGAGTACCGATGAAAAAAGCAGATGAAGAGTTTGATCCTTGGACACTGTTTGTATTAAACCTCAACGCTCAAATTCGAATGACACCGATACTGGATCTTTCATATCAGTTgattatgaaattgatgaatatcttcattttcTCCAAATTATACTATAGAGATTTACATTCACCGATTCTGACGACAGCAGTGTCGAGCATTATAACAACAGTTCAACAAAGACTTCCTTTATACTTCAAGCTTCAGAGATTACAAACCCCTAATCATTTGGGTGGTTTCGGTTTGATGAACCCCAACCATCAAGTGAAAGGTCGAAGAGGTAAACAGATATATCTTTTATACACACAAGAAGATGACttgataattaaatttatgaGAACAAAAATTCAGGATATCCTTGATAACATTACCAAAGATTATCACACAATGTCAACAGAACCAGATAAATTGATGGTTTACCCATGGTATTATTTTGGGATGGGAGTATCCTGTCATCCGTCCTTACAATTTAGATATTTAAAAGAACGTGTATATGAGAATCTTACGAAGCTGGAAATTTCGTGGTTCGAAGCTTGGTTTCAATTGGTCCACTACACAGGTCCTCCTGTGGAAACTCCAATTAGAATCATGCTGATAGAAGACTATGCAAATTTAATTATCCAACCTAAAAcggaaattattaatttaatgtctccaaattttgaaaaacaacCTTTATCTGAGCAAACTTTTCATCACACTTCAAGGAAATTATGTCCTCAAGCTCCGATTATTCCAGAAGGTTGGGGCAAACATTTTGATACAATTAAAAGTCTAACCATTTCAGATTGGACTGAATTTTGGAAGAATATGAACAAAGTCCAAAAACAGAGCGTTGGATCTTTACAAGATTATCATCTTTTTATCCTTGGTTATTATTCACATTATCCTTTTTATCCTAATTATAAAAAACTGGAGATACACTTTTGCCAATTGTGTAATACGGGTACTGATTCGATAGTACATCATATTTTTGAATGTGGTGAGACTATGGAATTATGGCTGAAACATTTTAATAGTCAGAGAACTCcacaatttattattggaaaCAAACATCTACATAAGAAAGATTTACATGCCTTAAACGAGTACATCAAAGAAGTGGTTCAAAAGGTGAAACGACGAAGAGGTTCACCAATTTTGAATCATGGGGAAAAGGAAAATGTGGACGCTGGAACAAATGTACTCGTTCAGACATAA